Within Desulfobacter sp., the genomic segment ACCGGGACCGGTCCATCATCCCTGTGCAGGTTTCAATGACATTGGCCTCCACCAGTCCGCCGCCGATGGTACCTAAGATGCTTTTGTCCTGTTGGACCAGCATCCTGCTGCCCGAGGTGCGGGGGGTGGAGCCACTGTGGCCGATGATCACGGCCAGGGCAAAGGGGGTGTTTTTTTCAAGAAGGTCCAGGGTTTCCCGGATGAGTGATGTCATGATTTCGTTCTCCTAGCCTATTTCCCGAAACTGCAGTCCGGATACCTGCAGTCCCGGCAGTTAGAACAGAATCCGCCGTGTCCCATCTGGATAATATCGGCTTTTTCCACGCTCTCCCCGGCCAGGACCCTGGGAACCACCAGATCGAAGATGGAGGCCCGGTAGTACATGACGCATCCGGGCAGGCCCACCACCGGGATATCGTTGATATAGGCCAGCATGAACATGGCACCGGGGAGGACCGGGGCCCCGTAGGTGACGATTCTCCCGCCGGCGGCCCGGATGGCGGCCGGTGTCAGGTCGTCGGGATCCACGGACATGCCGCCGGTGACGGCGATCATCTTTGCCCCGCCGGCGATCAGGTCCCGGATGGCGGCCACCGTCATTTCAAGGTCGTCGGGGACCACCCGTTTGCCCATGATCCGGGAACCCAGCTCATTGAATTTTTTTTCCACCACCGGTCCGAATTTGTCCCGGATCCGTTCATGGAAGACCTCGGAACCGGTGACCACCATGCCTACATCCAGCCCGGCAAAGGGTTTGACCTCTATGATGGGAAAGAATTCCCGGCAGACCTTTTCCGCCTCGGTTACCTGTTTTTCGGGTACGGTCAGGGGTACCACCCGGGTGCCGGCAATGTCCTGGCCCTCATCCACGCTGCGGCAGGTGTGGAGGGTGGCGCAGATCACATCCTGGACCGAATTGAGCGCTGCCAGCCCCTCGACATTGACCTTCAGCAGGCCGTGGATCCTGGATGAAAAGCCGACCTTGCCCTCCTTGGGGGCGGAGAGGTCGATGTTCGGGCCCATGGCGGCACGGGCGATGCGCTGGGCAGCCTCATTTTCATGGACCTCGTTTTTCAGGCCGGCCACATAGATATGCTCCTTGCCGATGTCCAGCAGGGCGTCCACATCCGCTTCGGTGATGATATGCCCCTTTTTGAACAGGGGGCCTTTGAACAGATCCGGAACGATCCGGGTGATATCGTGGAGCAGGACCTTGCCCACAGCTTCCCTGACGGGCAGGGCCTCTAGCTTGTCTTTTTCATAATACTTCAATCTATTACCTCATTCATTGTATAGAATCTGCCGCTTACCCACATAGGTGTTCCGAAAATCAAATTTCCGGGTGGTGATTCTGCCCATGCGCAGCCGGCCCGATTCAATGGCTGTTTTTAACCCGGGCGACCGGTCCGGGTCAATGTCAATATTCCGTGGAAGGGGGGCGAGCCCCATGAGTTCAATGTCCAGCACCGGGGTTCCCCTTTTGGGACCGGTATCTTTGTTTGTTCGATTGTTTATTGGGTTGGTTGTCCAATTATTTGCCCCATTGTTTACCTGAATATTTTTTCCCTTGCTGATACGGGCCGAAAAGTCCACCACCCCGGGCAGGGAGAAGAGTATATCGTCCAGGTCCGCCATGGTCAGGGGGACTCCGGCGCTGTCCGCCGACTCTGCCTGCCGGTTCCGTATCCGGTCCAGCCGGGGATAGGGGCTGCCGCAGGCACAGGGCGTGTCTATGATCCGGGAGACATCCCCGGTCCGGTACCGGATCAGGGGCATGCCCCGGCGGTTAAGGGTGGTGACGGCCACCTCCCCCCAGACGCCGGGGGGCAGCTGGGCGCCGGTGGCCGGATCAATGATTTCAAAAAAGAGATCGGGGAGGCGGAGGTGGAGCCCCTCCCGGGCCGGGCACTGGATGGCCCCGCCGAATCCGGTTTCCGTCATCCCGTAATGGTTCAGCACCTTCCCTCCCAGCAGGGCTTCCACCCGGCCGGCCAGGGCCGCCGGCAGATGGTCCGCCGTGAGGATGGCCCAGGGGATCCGGGTCGTCAGGCTGCCCGTGGATTTCATATATTCGCCCAGGGCCAGGATCTGGACGGGCATGCCGATGATCAGGGCGGGGCCCGTCTGCTCCACCAGGTCGGCCGCCGGCTTAAAATCTGTGATGATGCCCGGCACCCGGGGACGCGCACCAAGGGCTTCCATGGCGGTTTTGATAAGGTCCCCGGCCGAGGCCCGGGTGCTGCCGGGCAGAAAGATGAGCCCGGTATCCCCCGGGGCCATGAGGGGGGCGAGCACGGCCTTGAAAAAATCAAGGGTGCGGTCAAGGTCCCTGCCCGTGAAAAAGAGCCGTTTGGGGGCGGCGGTGGTGCCCGATGTGGCCAGGGTGGCGATGCGGGAAATCTCGTCCTGGGAGACGGCCAGAAAGGACTTGGGACTTTTCCGTATATGGCCGGGCCGGGTAAGGGGCAGGGCCGCCATATCCTTCAGTCCGGTGAGGGGGGCTGCCCCGGAAAGGCGGTCCCGGTAAAACCGGCTGGAGGACCGGGCATGGGCAAGGCTTCGGTTCAGGCAGTCCAATTGATAGGCCGCCAGCCGGTCTCCGGGGGATGCCGGTCCCGGCCCGGTAGCGTCGTATATCCATCTGTCTAAAAAGGCGGGAATCATGGCTTTCGGTAGAGTCCTTCGCCGTCGGCCCGGGTGAGGTTATAGGCGCAGAATGGGATGAGCCGCCCGTCCGGGGCCACGCTGTGGATGCAGCATCCCTTGAGCCGTTCAAGGTCCAGGTTCCAGGCATCCTGGAAGGCCATGCCCGACACCGAAAACATCCGGGTTTTGGCCTGGCGGATGAATTTGTCCAGGCCGTCCTCCTTAACGGGGGGCGCTGGTTCCGTCCCGATGCCCGCGGGGGCCTTCCAGTGTTCGGCCACGGAATCCCTGGCCTGTTTTGACCCCTGCTCCGCCTGCACCGGGGTGCAGCAGTCGGTGTGAAATGCGGTGAGGGCCGATGGCCGGCCGTCATCCCGGATGATGAATTTTCCGTTAAAGGAACAAAGGGCATGTTCACAGGAAGAGGGCCTGAACTCCCCGGCTTTGAACTGTCCCCGGGTCTGGGATTCAATCTCCCTGAGCACCTCGGGAATGGTGATCCTATTGTCATCGCCGGGGTGTTGCCCCGGGGCGGTGTGGTGGCGGCCGAAGTAGGAGACGGGCTGGAAATGGACGCCCCGGATGCCCGGGGCCCGGTCCAGGCCGAATTTGAGAATGGGGCCGATCTGGTCGATATTGATGCCGGGCACCAGGGTGGGGACCAGGATTACGCCGATGCCGTTTTCCATGCATGCGGCCGCGGCCCGTGCCTTGTCTTCAAGGAGCGGCCGGCCCCTGAGCGCCTCATAAACCTGATCTTCAACCCCGTCAAACTGGAGGAATACCGATGAGAGCCCGGCGGCTTTCAGCCGGGGAGCTAAGCCGGGGTCCCGGGCCAGGAGGAACCCGTTGGTGTTGAGCTGGACAAATCCGAACCCGGTTTCAACGGCACGGGAGATGATTTGGGGAAGGTCCGGCCTCAGGGTGGGCTCCCCCCCTGAAATCTGGAGGTTGGCATCGGGGCTGACCCGGTGCACCCCGGCCAGGAGACCGGTGATCTCCCTGAGTGTGGGATCGACGGTTTTTCCGGGGGCGGATCCGGCAAAGCAGAACCGGCAGGAAAAGTTGCAGTTCTGGGTGACCTCCAGCACGGCGGTGCAGGTATGCTGGCGGTGGTCCGGGCAGAGGCCGCAGTCAAAGGGGCAGCCGAGGTCTTCCGGGGTCATGGTGAACCGCTTTTGGATGGGAAGCTTGGGCCGGATCCAGTTTTCATAGCTTTGGCGCCCTTCCCAGAACAGGGTGGAGAACCGGCCGTGATCCGGGCATTCTTTTTCCAGGAATACCGCATCTCTGTTCCCCAGATGCCGGGCCGGAATCCGTTTGAAACAGACCGGGCAGAGGCTCTCGGTATGGTGTAGGATCTCTCTGTCTTTATTCATCATCAAGGTCCGCCGGGTCGATGCCGTATTCGGTGAGGATGGCCATGAGGGTGGTCAGGGCCCGGGTCAGAAGGGCGGGACAGGTATCGGGGTTCATATCGGGATAATGGGTCCCTGCAATCTGCCGGCATTGGCTGCCCCCGGGGGCGGCCCCGGTGAAAGAATCCATATAGACGGCCTGCATGGATGCCCTGAGGTCGGGGTCATCGGGGGCATACATGGCCAGGATGCAGATTCCGGCCGTGAGGATGCCGCAGGTGCCCGACCCAAGGCCGGAGCCCATGCACAGGCCCCGGGCGAAATGGACCAGTTCCCTGTTTCCCCTCTCCCCAAGGTCCAAAATCCGCTGCACCATGATCTGGCTGCAGCAATAGCCTTTGCTTTTTAATTTCAGTATCTCAATGTCATTCATATTTTTGCTTATCCGATGCTTTGTCTGCGATGATGAGGCAAT encodes:
- a CDS encoding molybdopterin-binding protein, with translation MKYYEKDKLEALPVREAVGKVLLHDITRIVPDLFKGPLFKKGHIITEADVDALLDIGKEHIYVAGLKNEVHENEAAQRIARAAMGPNIDLSAPKEGKVGFSSRIHGLLKVNVEGLAALNSVQDVICATLHTCRSVDEGQDIAGTRVVPLTVPEKQVTEAEKVCREFFPIIEVKPFAGLDVGMVVTGSEVFHERIRDKFGPVVEKKFNELGSRIMGKRVVPDDLEMTVAAIRDLIAGGAKMIAVTGGMSVDPDDLTPAAIRAAGGRIVTYGAPVLPGAMFMLAYINDIPVVGLPGCVMYYRASIFDLVVPRVLAGESVEKADIIQMGHGGFCSNCRDCRYPDCSFGK
- a CDS encoding phenylacetate--CoA ligase family protein, yielding MIPAFLDRWIYDATGPGPASPGDRLAAYQLDCLNRSLAHARSSSRFYRDRLSGAAPLTGLKDMAALPLTRPGHIRKSPKSFLAVSQDEISRIATLATSGTTAAPKRLFFTGRDLDRTLDFFKAVLAPLMAPGDTGLIFLPGSTRASAGDLIKTAMEALGARPRVPGIITDFKPAADLVEQTGPALIIGMPVQILALGEYMKSTGSLTTRIPWAILTADHLPAALAGRVEALLGGKVLNHYGMTETGFGGAIQCPAREGLHLRLPDLFFEIIDPATGAQLPPGVWGEVAVTTLNRRGMPLIRYRTGDVSRIIDTPCACGSPYPRLDRIRNRQAESADSAGVPLTMADLDDILFSLPGVVDFSARISKGKNIQVNNGANNWTTNPINNRTNKDTGPKRGTPVLDIELMGLAPLPRNIDIDPDRSPGLKTAIESGRLRMGRITTRKFDFRNTYVGKRQILYNE
- a CDS encoding radical SAM protein → MMNKDREILHHTESLCPVCFKRIPARHLGNRDAVFLEKECPDHGRFSTLFWEGRQSYENWIRPKLPIQKRFTMTPEDLGCPFDCGLCPDHRQHTCTAVLEVTQNCNFSCRFCFAGSAPGKTVDPTLREITGLLAGVHRVSPDANLQISGGEPTLRPDLPQIISRAVETGFGFVQLNTNGFLLARDPGLAPRLKAAGLSSVFLQFDGVEDQVYEALRGRPLLEDKARAAAACMENGIGVILVPTLVPGINIDQIGPILKFGLDRAPGIRGVHFQPVSYFGRHHTAPGQHPGDDNRITIPEVLREIESQTRGQFKAGEFRPSSCEHALCSFNGKFIIRDDGRPSALTAFHTDCCTPVQAEQGSKQARDSVAEHWKAPAGIGTEPAPPVKEDGLDKFIRQAKTRMFSVSGMAFQDAWNLDLERLKGCCIHSVAPDGRLIPFCAYNLTRADGEGLYRKP
- a CDS encoding C-GCAxxG-C-C family protein, giving the protein MNDIEILKLKSKGYCCSQIMVQRILDLGERGNRELVHFARGLCMGSGLGSGTCGILTAGICILAMYAPDDPDLRASMQAVYMDSFTGAAPGGSQCRQIAGTHYPDMNPDTCPALLTRALTTLMAILTEYGIDPADLDDE